TACTTTGCGACCGGCGATCCGGAGCGGGAAGCGCTGCTGAACGATTTTGGCAAGCATACGGCCGGCAAAGGCTGCGTATATGTGAATAAAATGGAGGATATTGAGGTCGATGTGCTGAAGCGGCTGATCGCCCGCTCGATTGCGTTTCTCACGGAAAGGTACCCGAAATAAGCACCATCGCCATCCAAACGGCAGGCTCCGATCGGCTACGGTCGCAGCCTGCATTTTTTTTCGTAAAAGGGTGTTGACTCTCCTCTAAGAGGAGCCTTTACACTTGGAAACGGAAAGGAGGGAAACGGCACGTTTTATACGGTCAAAGAGGTTTCGGAGCTGTCCCATGTAACGGTCAAAGCGCTTCACCATTACCACAAAATCGGCCTGCTCGTCCCCTGCAGGATCAGCGAAGCGGGCTACCGGCTGTACGGGATGGAGGAGCTGGAGAGGCTGCAGCAGATTTTGCTGTACCGGGAGCTGGATTTTACCCTGGAGCAAATCAAGGAAGTGCTTGACGGGGCGGCGGCCCGGCTGCCGGCTCTGGTCAGGCAGGAAGAGCTGCTGCTTCTCCGCAAGCAAAGGCTGGAAGCGATCTTAGCTACCTTGCAAAAAACAATCGCAAGCGCAAAGAAAGGAGTACCGATGAACGACAAAGAGCTGTTTGAAGGATTTGAAAGCGCCAAGGAATGGGAAGAGGCGATGAAGGAGCAGCAGGCGTATTTACAGGAAACGTACGGGTTCGATATGCTGGAAGCGACGCCGATCGACGTGCAAAGCATGAACGAGCAGGCTGCGGAAGCGGCAGCGTTCATAACGGGCATGACGGATTCGCTGAAGGCGGGCGTCAAGCATTATGACGAGCGTGTCGTGCAGCGGATTGGCAGCCACCTGGCTTTTCTGAACGCGCACGGCCATTCGGCTTCCGCTGCCGATTTTGCGGCGCAGACCCGGTTTTTTCTTGAGGACGATTTCCATCTGCGCATGCTGGAAAACCAGCAGGCCGGGCTTGCTTATTATTTGGCCGCAGCGGCGGCCTCTTATGCCGCAGCGGCACAATAGACCGCAGGACCCTGCGGTTCGTTCGCAGACAAAAAGGGCAGATCCGCCGTCTTTCGAGGATGGCGGATCTGTCCTTGACGCTTTCATATAGGCCACGATTCAGCGGAGCGGGCCGATGGTAAAATCGTCCCATTTGTTCGTGGATTCCAGCGCATGCAGCAGCGCCTGCAAATCGTAAAACGCCTCCCGGATGGAGCTCTGCGTCGGCGTTCCGTTTCGAATGGCGCTGTAAAAATCGTCGAATTCGCCCGTGTAACCGCCGTCGTCCTCGGCTTTTTCCTGCTCGCGCCCTTCCTGCGTCGCAACGGTGAGCTGATTATTTTCCAGGATGATCGAGCCTTCGGTTCCGAAAATGAGCAGATTGTGATAGCTGTATCCCACGATGCTCAAATAGTTATGGTAGATACCGCTGACCCCGTTCTCGAATTCGAACAAGTAAGTGAGCCCGTCCGGTTCGCCGGCGCCGTGCTGCATTTGGACCGTATGGGCGATCCCCTTCGTCATCCGGCCGAAAATCGTCTGGAGGCCCGCCATTTGGTGAACGCCGCCGTCCAAAATAAAACCGCCGTAGGAGGTATGCCGCCAAGTCGAATCCTTCAAATATTTGAGATCGCGCGGCAAATATCCGAAGCCGTTCCAAATGACCTTGCATGGCCTGCCGATGCGCCCTTCGCCGATATAGCGCTTGATTTTCGCGAACACCGGCCGGTACCGGTAATTTTCGGCCACGGCCGCAACCCGGTCCGCGCTTTCGCTCAGCGAGACCAGTTCCCGTCCCTCTTCGAGCGTGGCTGCGAGCGGCTTCTCCACCAGCACGTGCTTGCCGGCGCCCAGAGCCGCTTTCGTCAGCTCGTAGTTCAGTTCGAACGGATACGCGATGATTACCGCCTCGACCTTCGGATCCTTCAGCAGCTCACGATAATCGGTCGAATACCGCGGCGCACC
This genomic window from Paenibacillus humicola contains:
- a CDS encoding Gfo/Idh/MocA family protein translates to MNPVRLGFIGCGIVARDLHWPALQQLKEKFEAVHVCSRSEAKAREFADLTGAPRYSTDYRELLKDPKVEAVIIAYPFELNYELTKAALGAGKHVLVEKPLAATLEEGRELVSLSESADRVAAVAENYRYRPVFAKIKRYIGEGRIGRPCKVIWNGFGYLPRDLKYLKDSTWRHTSYGGFILDGGVHQMAGLQTIFGRMTKGIAHTVQMQHGAGEPDGLTYLFEFENGVSGIYHNYLSIVGYSYHNLLIFGTEGSIILENNQLTVATQEGREQEKAEDDGGYTGEFDDFYSAIRNGTPTQSSIREAFYDLQALLHALESTNKWDDFTIGPLR